One Drosophila subobscura isolate 14011-0131.10 chromosome U, UCBerk_Dsub_1.0, whole genome shotgun sequence DNA window includes the following coding sequences:
- the LOC117900532 gene encoding uncharacterized protein LOC117900532, with protein sequence MFSDNLLYSSTFGRISQTDFSVENVGLEEDSELWFSLEGKMSRTSLLVLDYKQFIAARRIQTHWRGYLVRKWQHLRWVATINIQRWWRGYRARCHMSLNIEKRLQDCLVEHYNRSAIKIQALFRGWWIRNTVHDSNTLRRMQTSAAEDLLHCVAFQLHHLMQTHELPGVYSLRQSDCLSQVEKITASMVFRFCNGSMLSLMSRRAALGEERRRLFQKSEYTTAIPYRGPNFNAACPPQDDVPQLAKAIVDNRIFKVIIEFEKSLVNPTVHEIQQNQAERKRRLFLEQVRAKRLATTQNFCEYVIKNMRKWKVWNGQKVTLKNDLFRDAENLENFFNEAGHLLDELVTCRCRRDNAHKGQCYPIE encoded by the exons AAATGTCGGGCTGGAAGAGGATAGCGAGCTATGGTTCAGCTTGGAAGGGAAGATGTCGAG GACATCCCTGCTCGTGCTGGACTACAAGCAGTTTATCGCTGCCCGACGCATTCAGACCCACTGGCGTGGGTATCTGGTACGAAAGTGGCAGCATCTGCGCTGGGTTGCCACCATCAACATTCAGCGCTGGTGGCGTGGGTATCGGGCGCGCTGCCACATGTCCCTGAACATCGAGAAGCGCCTGCAGGATTGCCTTGTGGAGCACTACAACCGCTCGGCCATCAAGATCCAGGCGCTCTTCCGTGGCTGGTGGATCAGGAACACAGTGCACGACTCGAACACTTTGCGCCGCATGCAGACCTCTGCCGCCGAGGATCTGCTGCACTGCGTGGCCTTCCAGCTGCACCACTTGATGCAGACACACGAGCTACCGGGTGTCTACTCGCTGCGACAGTCTGA TTGTCTATCGCAAGTCGAGAAAATAACAGCCAGCATGGTGTTCCGCTTCTGCAATGGCAGTATGCTCAGTTTGATGTCACGCCGCGCAGCCCTGGGGGAGGAGCGACGCCGATTGTTCCAGAAATCGGAATACACGACTGCCATACCCTATCGCGGGCCCAATTTCAATGCGGCTTGCCCTCCGCAGGACGACGTCCCGCAGCTGGCCAAAGCGATCGTGGACAATCGCATATTTAAGGTCATAATTGAGTTCGAGAAGTCCCTGGTGAATCCGACTGTGCATGAAATCCAGCAAAATCAAGCCGAAC GCAAACGAAGATTGTTCCTGGAGCAGGTACGCGCCAAGAGGCTGGCAACTACGCAGAACTTTTGCGAATATGTCATCAAGAATATGCGAAAATGGAAAGTGTGGAACGGACAGAAAGTCACACTCAAAAACGACTTGTTTCGAGATGCGGAAAACCTCGAGAACTTCTTCAACGAAGCGGGTCATCTGCTGGATGAATTGGTGACTTGTCGCTGCAGGCGAGACAATGCCCACAAGGGTCAGTGCTATCCCATCGAATAA